In one Candidatus Edwardsbacteria bacterium genomic region, the following are encoded:
- a CDS encoding TonB-dependent receptor, whose protein sequence is MLTALMLSLILAASHGDSLRGPNAPGNDPNVSLDTLSGDGIIKPAALSDSIPVFTLKGIVVTATRTPLAQLVAPASVSIIQADSMDPSRGAVTAFSQVSGGNVGITGGLGSVASFNIRGSSSEQVLFLLNGMPLNSALTGGYDLNKITGNIKRIEVVKGPASALYGANALAGVVNIITIDDAPEKPYSKITYQYGKHKQQTMSAILSRQLNRFLSISLSADWKSTDGERPNSDYSGSNYFLGATATPINLLKVGLEYHSYQSMSGSPGSLIYGATLHDRMLDDQQDFYANISYSDLVKIKFGQSMVDNIFYSYDYNSSTRNFSRQNNADVQFNYGFRQKFNVVFGGAYQQVTSESDNSGDHNIDQYSAFINQEVKPLSPWLVVAGVRYDKNSSYPRQISPSISSSWQLTKQYALYATYGIAYRAPTVNELYWYSVYNSPWDVSIYSGNDTLNPEKSNQYEIGYKQENASYNSSICLYQRNTTDLINWNQTTFILPDTFFTQTANLTEVKTTGFEINGGASLLKYFVLNASYNYCLAKVVDVSAKFQFGFSDSNRELNYTPANSANLSFAVKGYPITDHLSLSWQLNTQYKDRQLASHPDEFNPGSELPRYFVSGQTLSLKIRDALLFYKIDNLFNAEYQVRAGYPMPRRSYAFGISMELWN, encoded by the coding sequence ATGCTAACCGCCTTGATGCTTAGCCTGATCTTGGCAGCCTCCCATGGGGACTCTCTAAGGGGCCCAAACGCCCCCGGCAACGACCCCAATGTATCCCTTGATACTTTGTCCGGGGATGGAATAATCAAACCGGCTGCATTGTCCGATAGCATCCCGGTTTTTACCTTAAAAGGTATAGTGGTGACCGCCACCAGGACTCCTCTGGCCCAGTTGGTGGCCCCAGCCAGCGTTTCCATCATTCAGGCAGATTCCATGGATCCATCCAGAGGGGCAGTGACAGCCTTCTCGCAGGTATCGGGGGGCAATGTGGGGATTACCGGGGGGCTGGGCAGCGTGGCATCATTCAACATCAGGGGCTCGTCTTCCGAACAGGTCCTTTTTCTGCTAAATGGCATGCCTTTGAACTCGGCATTGACCGGGGGCTACGACCTTAATAAGATAACCGGCAACATAAAACGGATCGAGGTGGTCAAGGGACCGGCCTCAGCTCTTTACGGGGCCAATGCCCTGGCCGGAGTGGTCAATATAATAACCATTGACGACGCCCCTGAAAAGCCTTATTCCAAGATAACCTATCAATACGGGAAGCATAAACAGCAGACAATGTCGGCCATCCTTTCCCGGCAGTTGAACCGGTTTTTGAGCATCTCCCTTTCGGCTGATTGGAAAAGCACCGACGGAGAACGACCCAATTCCGATTACAGCGGCAGTAATTATTTTTTGGGCGCCACCGCAACGCCGATAAACCTTTTAAAGGTCGGCCTGGAATACCACTCATACCAGTCGATGAGCGGGTCGCCGGGGAGCCTTATATATGGCGCCACCTTGCATGACCGGATGTTAGACGACCAGCAGGATTTTTACGCCAATATTTCTTATTCCGATCTTGTTAAGATAAAGTTCGGACAAAGCATGGTGGATAATATTTTCTACAGTTACGATTATAATTCCAGCACCAGAAATTTCTCCAGACAGAACAATGCAGATGTTCAATTTAATTATGGCTTCCGGCAAAAATTCAATGTGGTCTTTGGGGGCGCCTATCAGCAAGTAACGAGCGAAAGCGATAATTCCGGAGATCACAATATTGATCAGTACTCGGCCTTTATAAATCAGGAGGTCAAACCATTATCGCCCTGGCTGGTCGTTGCCGGTGTGAGGTACGACAAGAATTCATCTTATCCACGCCAAATTTCACCTTCGATTTCTTCCAGTTGGCAATTAACCAAGCAGTACGCTTTATATGCCACTTACGGCATAGCCTATCGCGCACCTACTGTCAATGAATTGTATTGGTATTCAGTTTATAATTCCCCCTGGGACGTATCTATTTATTCCGGCAATGACACACTAAACCCCGAAAAAAGCAACCAGTATGAGATCGGCTACAAGCAGGAGAACGCTTCGTATAATAGTTCCATCTGTTTATACCAACGCAACACCACAGACCTTATTAATTGGAATCAGACAACTTTCATCCTCCCCGATACTTTTTTTACTCAAACAGCCAACCTTACCGAAGTTAAAACAACCGGTTTTGAAATTAACGGTGGGGCATCGCTGCTGAAATATTTTGTCCTAAATGCCAGCTATAATTATTGTTTGGCAAAAGTAGTAGATGTTTCTGCTAAATTTCAATTCGGCTTTTCAGATAGCAACCGGGAGTTGAATTACACTCCGGCCAATTCCGCCAACCTGTCATTTGCTGTTAAGGGTTACCCCATCACAGACCATCTCTCGCTCAGCTGGCAGTTAAACACCCAGTACAAGGACCGCCAGCTGGCCAGCCACCCCGATGAATTTAATCCGGGATCCGAACTGCCGCGTTATTTCGTTTCCGGCCAAACGCTGTCGTTGAAGATCAGGGATGCGCTTTTGTTCTACAAGATCGACAACCTGTTCAACGCCGAATACCAGGTGCGGGCCGGATATCCCATGCCCCGCAGGAGCTATGCTTTCGGCATATCCATGGAGCTTTGGAACTGA
- a CDS encoding winged helix-turn-helix domain-containing protein, with protein sequence MNIGKNAGTIWHELNAKGEQNISALKRSTKLDDKNLYLALGWLAKENKIKFAQKQRQIMIGLTG encoded by the coding sequence ATGAATATCGGCAAAAATGCCGGAACAATCTGGCACGAATTGAATGCCAAAGGCGAGCAGAATATCAGCGCTTTAAAAAGAAGCACCAAGCTTGACGATAAAAACCTTTACCTGGCCCTGGGCTGGCTGGCAAAGGAGAACAAAATAAAGTTCGCTCAGAAACAAAGACAGATCATGATCGGTTTGACCGGATAA
- a CDS encoding heme ABC transporter ATP-binding protein produces the protein MEKKITEDMIAINHLTYRYGPITALRDISLQAASGEMIGLIGPNGSGKSTLLSCLAGLRGNFPGRITIGGKDIAGYNSQALARMVAVVFQDNFFPFDFTAYEIVAMGRSPFLKALQDETIGDHRIIEEAMRQSDCYQLKDRPITELSGGERQRVILARALAQQPKVLLMDEPTNHLDLKHQRLILGTARKLSSEIGVLVIAVLHDLNLAASFCDRIILLHQGAIAADNPPNEVLNATILTPVYETDIDIVLHPRTNRPQILI, from the coding sequence ATGGAGAAAAAAATCACAGAAGATATGATAGCTATAAACCATCTGACATACCGCTACGGCCCGATTACGGCCCTTCGCGATATCAGCCTACAGGCCGCTTCGGGAGAGATGATAGGGCTGATCGGGCCCAACGGCTCCGGCAAAAGCACTTTGTTATCTTGCCTGGCCGGATTAAGGGGTAATTTCCCCGGCCGGATAACTATCGGAGGAAAGGATATTGCCGGATATAATTCACAGGCTCTGGCCCGTATGGTTGCAGTTGTTTTTCAAGACAATTTCTTTCCCTTCGATTTTACCGCCTACGAAATAGTGGCCATGGGTAGGAGCCCGTTCCTCAAAGCCCTGCAGGATGAAACAATCGGGGATCATAGGATCATTGAGGAGGCGATGCGGCAGAGTGACTGCTATCAGCTAAAGGATCGCCCGATCACCGAACTTTCGGGCGGCGAGCGGCAACGGGTAATATTGGCCCGGGCCTTGGCCCAGCAGCCCAAAGTGTTATTAATGGATGAACCCACCAATCACCTGGACCTCAAGCATCAGCGCCTGATCCTGGGAACGGCCAGAAAGTTGAGCTCCGAAATCGGGGTTCTGGTAATAGCTGTTCTGCACGACCTGAACCTGGCCGCCAGTTTTTGCGACCGGATAATATTACTGCATCAAGGGGCCATCGCCGCTGACAACCCGCCCAACGAAGTGCTGAACGCAACCATCCTAACGCCGGTTTATGAAACCGATATCGATATCGTTTTGCATCCCAGAACCAATAGACCACAAATTCTTATTTAA
- a CDS encoding iron ABC transporter permease, whose amino-acid sequence MRSKHLVWLSPLILFLAVLAGLSFGPGGFGLFVSPEIASIRLPRVLLGALVGMGLAVSGTALQAVLGNALAEPYLLGVSGGAACGMALALILGLSSGLVGAFTLQLFSFSFGVAAIFLVYRLARVHGRLPSETMILSGVVVNAFFSGLIMLLMSLAGRQLQDMIYILMGNLGILFTRDTVFLLAIASVLVVAGSIYLWIQSKNLNLLTLGEAQAQSMGVPVERLKKSVFFIIALMVAALVSLAGVIGFIGLMVPHLGRMISGPDNKRLLPVSGLLGASLLILSDTLARSFGNFEIPVGVITALLGVPFFIFLLWRKKSQKI is encoded by the coding sequence ATGAGAAGTAAGCATTTAGTCTGGCTGTCGCCGCTGATACTTTTCCTGGCAGTTTTAGCCGGTCTTTCCTTTGGCCCTGGTGGATTCGGACTGTTCGTCAGCCCGGAGATAGCCTCCATCCGGCTGCCACGGGTATTGCTGGGCGCCCTGGTGGGGATGGGCCTGGCCGTTTCCGGCACCGCCCTGCAGGCGGTTTTGGGCAATGCCCTGGCCGAACCATATCTGCTGGGGGTTTCCGGCGGAGCGGCCTGCGGCATGGCTTTGGCATTGATCCTGGGTCTATCGTCCGGTCTTGTCGGTGCTTTCACATTGCAGTTATTCTCCTTCTCCTTCGGAGTGGCCGCCATCTTTTTGGTCTACCGGCTGGCCCGGGTCCACGGGCGGCTTCCTTCAGAGACCATGATATTATCCGGCGTGGTGGTCAATGCCTTTTTCTCCGGCCTGATAATGCTGCTGATGTCCCTGGCCGGAAGGCAGCTACAGGATATGATCTACATTTTAATGGGCAATCTGGGGATCCTGTTTACCCGGGACACGGTCTTCCTGCTAGCCATCGCCTCGGTGTTGGTGGTGGCGGGGTCTATCTATCTGTGGATCCAGTCGAAAAACCTGAACTTGCTGACCCTGGGGGAGGCCCAGGCCCAGAGCATGGGGGTTCCGGTGGAACGGCTGAAAAAATCTGTGTTCTTTATCATCGCCCTGATGGTGGCAGCGCTGGTTTCCCTGGCCGGAGTGATAGGCTTTATCGGGTTGATGGTACCCCATCTGGGAAGGATGATTTCGGGGCCGGACAATAAAAGGCTGCTGCCTGTTTCCGGACTGTTGGGCGCCAGCCTGTTGATCCTCTCGGACACTCTGGCCAGAAGCTTCGGAAATTTTGAAATCCCGGTTGGCGTCATTACCGCCCTTTTGGGCGTACCGTTTTTCATTTTCCTGTTATGGAGAAAAAAATCACAGAAGATATGA
- a CDS encoding cobalamin-binding protein has protein sequence MKKTFLFIITTFFFISCSQKEPQQLYSGEKLTVTDDIGRTVTLSKTPVRVISFAPNVTEMIYALHAEDKLVGITAWCNYPPQTKEKEIVGDATTANLERILALKPDLTVIVGTKNTPILAKLEALKIPVVVLNPVSIDDIFRDIKLLSVVLNKQAVADSLLIDIGTALREIKSSLEVIPQGKRPKVYAEISSQPLMTAGNMGLVGLLIEQAGGENIVSDIGQDYAVINPEIVIQRRPDIVLILHPQTDKKRLSERIGWQNIPAVKNKKVFDDLDLDIVLRAGPRSVMGLKELNRIFYEK, from the coding sequence ATGAAAAAAACCTTTCTGTTTATCATAACGACATTCTTTTTTATAAGCTGTAGTCAAAAGGAACCCCAACAGCTTTATTCTGGTGAAAAATTAACCGTAACCGACGATATCGGCCGGACAGTTACATTATCAAAAACTCCCGTCAGGGTGATCTCCTTCGCTCCCAATGTGACGGAAATGATCTACGCCCTGCACGCCGAGGACAAGCTGGTCGGCATCACGGCTTGGTGCAATTATCCCCCGCAGACCAAGGAAAAAGAAATAGTTGGCGACGCTACCACCGCCAATCTGGAGAGGATCCTGGCTTTAAAACCCGACCTGACTGTCATTGTGGGAACGAAGAATACTCCTATCCTGGCCAAACTGGAGGCACTGAAAATCCCGGTGGTGGTTTTAAATCCGGTCAGCATTGATGATATCTTCCGAGACATCAAACTTCTTTCAGTGGTTTTAAACAAACAAGCGGTGGCCGATTCCCTGCTGATTGATATCGGAACAGCCCTGAGAGAAATAAAATCTTCCCTGGAGGTGATCCCGCAGGGCAAAAGGCCCAAGGTATATGCCGAGATTTCGTCACAGCCGTTGATGACCGCCGGCAACATGGGTTTGGTAGGGCTGCTGATTGAACAGGCCGGAGGTGAAAATATCGTTTCGGATATCGGCCAGGATTATGCTGTCATCAACCCGGAGATCGTCATTCAACGACGGCCGGATATTGTATTGATACTCCATCCCCAGACCGATAAAAAACGATTATCTGAAAGGATCGGCTGGCAGAACATCCCGGCGGTCAAGAATAAAAAAGTGTTCGACGACCTGGATCTGGATATTGTCCTGCGGGCCGGGCCCCGTTCTGTTATGGGATTAAAAGAGCTGAATAGAATATTTTATGAGAAGTAA
- the tadA gene encoding tRNA adenosine(34) deaminase TadA has product MQKKHSDTYFMQRALKLAQKAALNNEVPVGAVVVHDYKIIGRGWNQVEAQKDASRHAELIALKQAAKKLGRWRLTGCTLYVTLEPCSMCAGAMVLARIDRLAFAASDSKAGACGSVFNIVEDKRLNHRIKVERAVMDKEASQLLKDFFKKRRSQNP; this is encoded by the coding sequence ATGCAAAAGAAACATAGCGATACATATTTCATGCAACGGGCCCTGAAGCTGGCCCAAAAGGCGGCCCTGAACAATGAAGTCCCGGTGGGGGCCGTGGTCGTTCATGATTATAAGATCATCGGAAGAGGCTGGAATCAGGTGGAAGCTCAAAAAGACGCCTCCCGGCATGCCGAGCTTATTGCCCTCAAGCAGGCTGCTAAAAAACTGGGCCGCTGGCGGCTGACCGGCTGCACTCTGTATGTAACTTTAGAGCCTTGCTCCATGTGCGCCGGAGCCATGGTGCTGGCCCGCATTGACCGGCTGGCCTTTGCGGCTTCGGATTCCAAGGCCGGGGCCTGCGGCTCGGTTTTCAATATCGTCGAGGATAAGCGCCTCAACCACCGGATCAAGGTGGAGCGGGCCGTAATGGACAAAGAGGCCTCGCAGCTATTAAAAGATTTCTTTAAAAAACGCCGTTCTCAAAACCCCTGA
- a CDS encoding STAS-like domain-containing protein, translating to MSDKEEIQIIIFQEAGCDAAVSYEDGNNVFLRIEQAFTNAQSVIIDFANIKLLTSIFLNAAIGQLFGKYDEIYIQTHLKIINISEEDNITFMKVIERAKQYFNNKKNDGIDRNIDKVMNDE from the coding sequence ATGTCCGATAAAGAGGAAATACAAATAATAATTTTTCAAGAAGCTGGTTGCGACGCTGCTGTTTCATACGAGGATGGTAATAATGTTTTTCTTCGTATTGAGCAGGCTTTCACAAACGCTCAAAGTGTTATTATTGACTTTGCAAATATTAAACTCTTAACTTCAATATTTTTAAATGCCGCAATAGGACAATTGTTTGGTAAATACGATGAGATATATATTCAAACGCATTTAAAAATAATTAATATATCGGAAGAAGATAATATAACATTTATGAAAGTTATTGAAAGAGCCAAACAATATTTTAATAATAAAAAAAATGATGGGATTGATAGAAACATCGATAAGGTTATGAATGATGAATAA
- a CDS encoding PIN domain-containing protein encodes MNNCHDIRRYSPKNDDRFILDTNIWAYLYCNVPAKKYFIREYSGFFKKIINSGASIFISSLILSEFIKIYHQIEFEYLKLKDPMKYVNYKSDYRNTHDYCVAMKGVKNVLTNNIMKCAKPIDDKFKSITIEQLIDDVENCDFNDKYHAILAKIENLSLVTNDGDYQSKSINNINIPIYTCNDKLLKPK; translated from the coding sequence ATGAATAATTGTCATGATATTCGCAGATATAGCCCCAAGAATGATGACAGATTTATTTTAGATACAAATATCTGGGCTTATCTGTATTGCAATGTGCCTGCAAAGAAATATTTTATACGAGAGTATAGTGGATTTTTTAAGAAAATCATAAATTCTGGTGCATCAATATTTATTTCGTCGTTAATATTGTCAGAGTTTATTAAAATATACCATCAAATCGAGTTTGAGTATTTAAAATTAAAGGATCCAATGAAATATGTAAACTATAAATCTGACTATCGTAATACTCATGATTATTGTGTAGCAATGAAAGGCGTGAAGAATGTTTTGACCAACAATATAATGAAATGTGCAAAACCTATTGATGATAAATTCAAATCGATTACTATAGAGCAGTTAATAGATGATGTCGAGAATTGTGATTTTAATGACAAATATCATGCGATTTTAGCAAAAATTGAAAATTTATCACTTGTTACTAATGATGGCGATTATCAAAGTAAATCAATTAATAATATAAATATACCGATATATACATGCAACGATAAACTACTAAAGCCGAAATAA
- a CDS encoding GNAT family N-acetyltransferase: MKLSDICFEWHLANKVSKVLIQECVDLFSAHYGIWGKTAPYGLTPGERVRLSPKRMSALLTGPDTWLALARHEDYLVGYAVAVQAIVPDKGILSWVSQLVVHSKYQGMGIAKNLLASVYGFSDHFSWGLVTANPKAVRALEKATRRRVDPSMVYTHSDLLRAFAKEHVPYVGEGIFRCDETRSVVDTSFHLDLDELDSLIMATSDVSKEPWKLGELEAGEEWIAFTFNEQKPFPITCSDLDILLQHSEQKLWQAFERMTLDDNHRWMKFAAEEVKYLMETYEICPGSRILDLGCGTGRHSLEMARMGMDVIGVDFITMFIQKAKERAAIQKLHSCSFYIGDVRNLDFDHTRFDVVLALYDVVGSFASEEENMAILRTIVNRLTPGGLAVISVMNMHRTEHNALFRASLRDNPEELFRLPPSSTMESSGNVFDPRYYLVDSYSGVVYRREQFSRGEQLPTEIIVRDKRYTRESIASLVRESGLEILNVRYVRAGQFDKEIDPVKAKEILVIARSPVIKNV, translated from the coding sequence ATGAAACTATCCGACATTTGCTTCGAGTGGCACCTTGCTAATAAAGTTAGTAAAGTTTTGATTCAGGAGTGTGTTGATCTCTTTTCTGCACACTATGGTATATGGGGGAAGACGGCACCTTATGGCTTAACTCCTGGAGAGCGAGTCCGTCTCTCCCCGAAGCGGATGAGTGCTCTTTTGACTGGCCCTGATACTTGGCTTGCTCTCGCGCGTCACGAAGACTACCTGGTTGGTTACGCTGTTGCAGTTCAGGCCATCGTTCCGGATAAAGGAATCTTGTCGTGGGTTTCACAATTAGTTGTTCATTCAAAATATCAAGGAATGGGTATTGCCAAGAATCTTCTGGCGTCTGTATATGGATTCTCTGATCACTTTTCGTGGGGGCTTGTCACTGCCAATCCCAAGGCCGTTAGGGCATTGGAGAAGGCAACTCGACGTAGAGTGGACCCATCTATGGTATATACACATTCAGACTTGCTAAGGGCGTTCGCCAAAGAACACGTTCCATATGTTGGTGAAGGTATTTTTCGTTGTGATGAGACTCGATCTGTTGTAGACACATCCTTCCATCTCGATCTCGACGAACTTGACTCTCTTATTATGGCAACGTCCGATGTGAGTAAGGAGCCATGGAAATTGGGTGAGCTTGAAGCCGGAGAAGAGTGGATAGCGTTTACCTTCAACGAACAAAAGCCGTTTCCAATTACTTGCTCAGACCTTGACATACTTCTCCAGCATTCCGAACAAAAGCTATGGCAAGCTTTCGAACGCATGACGCTTGACGACAACCATCGTTGGATGAAATTCGCTGCGGAAGAGGTCAAATACCTAATGGAGACCTACGAAATATGTCCAGGCTCTCGAATTCTTGATCTTGGTTGTGGTACGGGTCGCCATTCCCTCGAAATGGCCAGGATGGGGATGGACGTCATTGGAGTTGATTTTATTACAATGTTTATTCAAAAGGCTAAAGAAAGAGCGGCCATACAAAAACTTCACTCTTGCTCCTTCTATATTGGTGACGTGCGAAATCTTGACTTTGATCATACAAGGTTCGATGTTGTACTTGCTCTATACGACGTCGTTGGATCCTTTGCAAGCGAAGAAGAGAATATGGCAATTTTAAGGACTATTGTGAATCGATTGACTCCTGGTGGCCTTGCAGTAATTTCAGTGATGAATATGCACCGAACCGAGCATAACGCACTTTTCCGTGCTTCATTGAGAGATAATCCAGAAGAACTCTTCCGTCTTCCTCCAAGTAGCACGATGGAGTCGTCTGGAAATGTATTTGATCCGAGATACTATCTAGTAGATTCTTATTCTGGCGTTGTCTATCGTCGGGAGCAGTTTAGTCGTGGAGAGCAGCTTCCAACCGAGATTATTGTGCGTGATAAGCGATATACAAGGGAATCCATTGCTAGTCTTGTGAGGGAGAGTGGTCTTGAGATCCTTAACGTTCGATATGTTCGCGCAGGTCAATTCGATAAGGAAATAGACCCCGTGAAAGCCAAAGAAATATTGGTAATAGCAAGGTCTCCAGTAATAAAAAACGTTTGA